TCCTTTATAATGGGGTGCATGGCAAGTGTAGCCCATTTTCTCAAGGAAACGGCCAAGCATCCGGACATCCGCAGAGTTGCCTGTAAAGCCGTGTAAAAGCAAAACAGCACGCTTTCCTCCTTCAAAGGTAAATGGCTTTGGTAATGAAACTTTCATGTGTATAACTCCTTTAATACTTTTATCATGACTATTTCTTAGTTTAAGCAATGAAGGGTTGAACATTCCAGAAAAAAGACTTACTGGGGGAAGCAGGTGGACATGTTTTCGACTGTGTTTTGGTAGTATAGTCTGGTATTTAAACAAAACAGCGAGATTTTTTCAGCTGTTTATGGCCTGGGTTGCTGCTGCTTCGTATGATTTCCGCGGATTTTTCATGTTTTTCCGCCATACTGCAAATTATTTCCGCCGTTTTCTAATGGATTTCCGCCAAACTGCAATTTTATTCCGCCGATTTTTAATGGATTTCCGCCAAATCGAGTACTTTTTCCGCCGTTTTCCATTGGTTTCCATCAAACTAAACCTGTTAACTCACAGTAGTCGTCTAAGCTCCCTCCATAATCAAACCAACAAAAAAACCTGGCGCTATTCGCCAGGTTTTGCTGACTTTATATTAGACTTTAAAGTAAGTAACCGCAAGGGCAAGCAAGAAGAATAAAACAGATAGAATCGCTGTAATACGATGTAAGATCAAATCAATTCCACGAGCTTTTTGCTTACCAAATAACTGTTCGGCACCGCCGGAAATTGCACCGGACAAGCCAGCACTTTTACCTGCTTGAAGTAATACAACTGTAATAAGTGCGATACTTACGATAACTAATAGAATAACGACTAATGTATGCATAAAGGCACCTCCTGACGAACTTTTCCCAGTATTTTTAATTTACCATACTAATTCCTTTTTAACAATAGAAGTTATTATGACACGCTAAGGGGACCATTCGGAAACATTTAGAGGCCACCTTCTATCAGGATAAAAAGCCCCCTGCTTATTGCAGAGGGCTTCGTATATTTTGAAAAATTATTTTTTCAAGTTATAGAAAGATTTAATGCCATTGAACTGTGCAGTTTCAGCCAATTGATCTTCGATGCGAAGTAATTGGTTGTATTTTGCTACACGGTCTGTACGGGATGGTGCACCTGTTTTGATTTGGCCAGCATTTGTAGCAACAGCAATGTCAGCAATTGTGCTGTCTTCTGTTTCACCTGAACGGTGAGAAACAACCGCTGTGTAGCCAGCACGTTTTGCCATTTCGATAGCTTCAAAAGTTTCAGTTAAAGTACCGATTTGGTTAACTTTGATTAAGATCGAGTTAGCAATGCCTTTTTCGATTCCTTCAGCAAGTTTTCTTGTATTGGTTACGAATAAGTCGTCACCAACTAATTGAACTTTTTTGCCAAGACGTTCTGTTAAAAGTTTATGACCTTCCCAGTCGTTTTCATCTAAGCCGTCTTCGATGGAGATGATTGGGTATTTAGAGCAAAGTTCTTCGTACCAAGCTACCATTTCTTCAGAAGTTTTCACTTTGCCTTCGCCTTCTAAATGATATTTGCCGTCTTCTTTGTTGTAAAGCTCAGAAGAAGCAACGTCCATTGCAAGCATAACTTCTTCGCCTGGCTTGTAGCCAGCTTTTTCAATTGCTTCAATAATCGTTTGAAGCGCTTCTTCGTTTGATTTTAAGTTTGGTGCAAATCCGCCTTCATCACCAACAGCTGTATTTAATCCTTTTGCTTTTAAAACAGATTTTAAGCTGTGGAAAATTTCTGCGCCCATGCGAAGTGCTTCTTTAAAGTTTGGTGCACCAACAGGCATAACCATGAATTCTTGGATGTCCACGTTGTTATCAGCGTGCTCACCGCCATTTACGATGTTCATCATTGGCACTGGAAGTTGTTTCGCATTGAAGCCGCCAAGATATTGGTATAATGGCATATCTAAATAGTTTGCTGCTGCATGTGCAACTGCAAGGGAAACACCAAGAATGGCGTTTGCACCTAATTTACCTTTGTTGTCTGTTCCATCAAGCTCGATCATTGCTTTGTCAATTGATACTTGATCTAGAACACTGAAGCCTTCGCCAACTAACATTGGAGCAATAATTTCGTTAACATTGCTAACTGCTTTTAAAACACCTTTTCCAAGGTAGCGTTCTTTATCACCGTCACGAAGCTCAACAGCTTCATATTCACCTGTAGAAGCACCACTTGGAACTAAAGCGCGGCCAAAAGCACCGGATTCTGTAAATACTTCAACTTCTACTGTAGGATTTCCGCGGGAATCTAATACTTCGCGTGCATATACGTCACTAATGTAAGGCATGATAATCTCTCCTTAATAAATAATATGATTATGGGCATAAATTGCCCTTGTTACTGTTTGAATTCACGGTCAAAGGCGGGGGCCCTCCGCCAATCACCTTTTTAATTTCATAAAACCTATTTAATAATAGATTTTCCAGTCATTTCTTTAGGTTGCTGCAAGCCTAATAATTGCAGCATAGTAGGTGCTAAATCACCAAGAATACCACCATCGCGCAATTCAATTCCTTGTTTTGTTAGGATAACTGGTACAGGATTCGTAGTATGGGCAGTCATAGGTTGGCCTTCAAGTGTAATCACTTCGTCAGCATTGCCATGGTCAGCTGTAATAATCGCTGAACCGCCTTTTTCCAAGATTAAGTCTACTACTTTTCCTAAGCATTCATCAACTGTTTCTATTGCCTTAATGGTTGGCTCCAATTTACCAGAGTGTCCGACCATATCTGGGTTGGCAAAGTTTAAGATAATTGCATCAAATTTATCAGCTTGAATTTCTTTCACTAACGCATCAGCCACTTCATATGCGCTCATTTCCGGCTTAAGATCGTATGTAGCAACCTTAGGCGAGTTGATCAAAATTCGCTCTTCGCCCGGAAATTTCTCTTCCCGGCCACCGCTCATAAAGAATGTGACATGCGGATATTTTTCCGTTTCGGCAATTCTTAGCTGCTTCATATTGTTTTGCGATAGAATTTCCCCTAAAGTGTTGTCAAGGTTGGTTGGTTTAAAGGCAACATAGCCATCGACTGTTTCACTGAAATGGGTCAAGCAGACAAAGTATAAATGTTTCGGATGTTTAGGTCCGCGATCAAATGAACGGTAGTCTTCATTTGTAAATGTATTTGAAATTTGAATGGCACGGTCAGGGCGGAAGTTATAGAAAATTACCGCATCATTATCTTTAATGGTTGCGACCGGTTGTCCATCTTCCTTAACGATGACAGATGGAAGGACGAATTCGTCGTAGATTCCATGTTCATAGGAATCCTTTACAAGATCTAGTGGATCCGCATACGTTGGACCTTCACCATAAACCATAGCGCGGTATGCTTTTTCCACGCGATCCCAGCGTTTATCCCGGTCCATGGAATAATAACGCCCGGAAATCGTCGCGAATTCCCCAACTCCATACTCCTTCATTTTGTCCAGTGTTTCTTTAATATATGTCTGAGCAGTTTGCGGACCGACGTCACGTCCATCAAGGAAAGCATGAATATAAACTTTTTCAACGCCTTCCTCTTTGGCAAGCTTTAACAGAGCAAACATATGATTAATATGACTGTGAACACCGCCATCAGATAATAAACCAAATAAATGCAGGTTCGTGCCATTTTTCTTTGCGTGTTTCATTGCTCCAAGGAAAGTTTCATTTTTTTCAAACTCTCCTTCACGAATAGCAATGTTAACGCGGGTTAGGCTTTGGTAAACAACTCGGCCGGCGCCAATATTCATGTGACCGACTTCAGAATTTCCCATTTGGCCTTCTGGAAGACCAACTGCTTCACCACTCGCGGTTAAATGAGTATGTGGGAAAGTTTTCCAGAATCGATCAAAATTTGGCTTTTTCGCTTGGGCAACAGCATTTCCCTTTACCTCATCCCTGCAGCCAAATCCATCTAGAATAATAAGGGCTACTGGAGCTTTACTCATTTTTGCCCGCCTCCAGTAATTGTAAAAATGATTGTGGCTCAAGGCTTGCGCCGCCTACTAATGCGCCATCAATATCAGGTTGTGCCATATATTCTTTGATGTTTTCAGGTTTGACGCTGCCGCCGTATTGAATGCGGATCGCATTTGCCACATCTTCAGAGAACTGTTTTGCAACCACTTGACGGATATGAGCACATACTTCGTTCGCATCTGCAGCAGTTGAAGATTTTCCAGTTCCGATTGCCCAAATTGGCTCATAGGCAATAACTGTTTGTTTCACTTGCTCTTCTGTTAAGCCTGTTAATGCTTTTTCAATTTGAGTGCCAACAAGGCTCATTGTTTCACCGTTTTCACGTTGTTCTAATGTTTCACCACAGCACACGATTGGAATTAAGTTGTATTTAAAAGCTGAAAGAGCTTTTTTATTTACTGTTTCGTCTGTTTCATTAAACATTTCGCGGCGTTCAGAGTGACCGATGATGACATATTGGACGCCCAGGTCAGCAAGTGCTTTCGGGCTGATTTCACCTGTAAAAGCGCCGTTTTCTTCAAAATGCATATTTTGTGCACCTATTTTAACTTCAGTGCCTTTTGCTGTTTCAACAAGTGTTTGTAAAAATAATGCCGGTGCGCAGATGACAGAATCCACTTTGTCAGCAGCTGGAACAAGATTTTTCACTTCTTCCGCAAAGCTTTTTGCTTCGGAAAGGGTTTTATGCATTTTCCAGTTGCCTGCGATAATTGGTTTACGCATTGCGGGCACATCCTTTCTTTGAACCTCTGATAAAAGGGTTTGTTGATATTCAGCCGGATATTATTAATATCTGGCTGAATATTGTAGATCATGTAACATTCGTCAATCTTATTTATCGTTTAATGCCACTACACCTGGCAATACTTTACCTTCCATGAATTCCAAGGAAGCGCCGCCACCTGTAGAGATGTGGCTCATTTTGTCTGCTAGGTGGAATTTCTCTACTGCAGCTGCTGAGTCGCCGCCGCCAATGACAGAATATGTATCTTTCGCTTCTGCAAGTGCTTCAGCTACAGCTTTTGTTCCGCCGGCAAATTTATCGATTTCAAATACACCCATTGGTCCGTTCCAAATCACAAGCTTTGATTTTTGGATGACATCACGATAGATTTCTGCAGTTTTTGGCCCGATATCAAGTGCTTCCCAATCTGCTGGAATCTCGTTGATTGCCACTACTTTAGAATTAGCATCCGCAGAGAAATCATCCGCTACTACTGCATCAACAGGCATATAGAAATTAACGCCTTTTTCTTTTGCTTTTTCCATAAAGGATTTAGCTAAATCGATTTTGTCAGCTTCTAATAAAGACTTACCAATTTCGTGGCCTTGTGCCTTTACAAATGTGTAAGCTAAACCGCCGCCGATAATTAGGTTGTCCACTAATTCTAATAAATTCTCAATAACACCGATCTTATCTTTTACTTTTGCTCCGCCAATGATAGCTGTAAATGGACGTTCAGGATTTGAAAGCGCCTTGCCAAGAACATCAAGTTCTTTTTGCATTAAGAAGCCGGAAACAGCAGGAAGGTAATGGGCAATTCCTTCTGTTGAAGCATGTGCACGATGTGCTGCACCAAATGCATCATTTACATACACATCTGCAAGTTCAGCAAATGCTTTTGCAAGCTCTTGATCATTCTTTTCTTCGCCAGGATAGAATCGAACATTTTCAAGTAGCAAAACGTCGCCTTCCTTCATTTCGGCAATTAGTGCTTTTACGGAGTCGCCGTATGCTTCATCTGCTTTTTTCACTTCTTTTCCAAGTAATTCGGAAAGTCTAACGCCAACAGCAGTTAAGCGCATATCCTCATTGACTTGTCCTTTTGGACGCCCAAGGTGGCTGGCTAGAATCACTTTTGCACCTTGTTCAATTAAATATTGAATCGTTGGAAGTGCGGCAACAATCCGTGTTTCATCCGTGATTTTTCCTTCTTGCATTGGCACGTTGAAGTCCACACGGCAAAATACGCGTTTACCTTTTACATCGATATCGTTTACTGTTTTCTTGTTCATGGTAAGGCCTCCTCAATTTTTGAAAAAACCGATCATTTAAAAAAGGAGGGGGGAATCCTCCCCACTCCCCTTTGGAAACACACAATTAAAATTATAACTGTTTTTTGGATGGAATACCATTCCTATCCACTAACAGATTAAAGTCCTTTAGAAGCGATATAGTCAACAAGGTCAACTACACGGTTAGAGTAACCAACTTCGTTATCGTACCAAGATAATACTTTTACCATGCTGCCTTCCATAACCATTGTAGAAAGAGCATCGATTGTAGAAGAAACAGTAGCACCATTGTAGTCGCTAGATACTAATGGAAGTTCAGTGTATGCAAGGATACCTTTTAATTCGCCTTCAGCAGCAGCTTTTAATGCAGCGTTAACTTCCTCAACAGTAACGTCTTTTTCTAATTCAGCAACAAGGTCAACTACAGAAACGTTTGGAGTTGGAACACGCATTGCCATACCGTTTAATTTACCTTTTAATTCTGGTAATACAAGCGCAACAGCTTTAGCAGCACCAGTTGAAGTTGGGATCATGTTTTCTGCAGCTGCACGTGCACGACGGTAGTCCTTATGTGGTAAGTCAAGGATTTGTTGGTCGTTAGTGTAAGAGTGAACAGTTGTCATCATACCGCGCTTGATGCCGAACTTGTCATTTAATACTTTTGCAAATGGAGCTAAGCAGTTTGTTGTACATGATGCGTTAGATAATACATGGTGGTTATTTGGATCGTACTTGTCTTGGTTAACACCCATTACGATCGTGATATCTTCGTTGTCTGCTGGAGCAGAGATAATTACTTTTTTCGCACCTGCTTCAAGGTGTTTCGCAGCATCTTCACGTTTTGTGAAACGGCCAGTAGATTCAACAACAACATCTACACCAAGATCGCCCCAGCCAAGTTGTGCAGGATCGCGCTCAGCGATAACCTTTACTTTGTGGCCGCCAACTACTAGGTATTCACCATCAACTGTTACGTCTTCTGCAAGAGTTCCGTGAACAGTGTCATATTTTAAAAGGTGAGCAAGCATGTTTGCATCAGTTAAGTCGTTGATTGCAACAACTTCCACATTGCTGTTTTTTAATGCCGCACGGAAAACGTTACGGCCAATACGTCCAAATCCATTAATACCAACTTTTACTGTCATGATAAAACTTCCTCCTTTTTTTGGGTAAGGATATTTTTTTAATTAAAGGGATTACCCTTTTAATAACTGTTTTGCCACACCTTCATCAGTAATTAAAATGGTTGATTCCGGTGCTTGTTTCATATAAGCCTTGATCGCCTTTGCCTTTGAGGCTCCGCCTGCAACGGCAATGACATGAGGAATGTGCGGGAGATCTTTCAGTTGCAAACCAACTGTTGATACTTTGTGAACGATCTCGCCCACTTCATTAAAGTAATACCCAAATGCTTCCCCGACAGCTTTTTCAGCTGCAAGCTTCTGTAAAATCTCGGGTGTTGTCTTGCGGCGCTCTGCCATTGTAATAGCATCCCCAATTCCATGAAGGACCATGTTAGCCGATTGGATAAGAGTTAACACTTCATGAATTTCAGGCTCTTTGGCAAGAGATTCATAAATCTCCGCGCTTACCTGGTCAGGAACATAGAGGACACGATGTTTGGATTGGGTTTTTTCAGCCATATTCGAACAAATGACATTTGCCTGATTATGAACATCTTCACCCACGCCGCCCCGTGCTGGAACAAAAATCAACTCTCCGTCACTCAGCTCAGGTGTTAATCTTTCAGCGACAGCTGCCATCGTGGATCCGCCAGTTACAGCGATGATATTTTTTCCTTCAAGCTGTTTTTTCATACAAATGGCACATGCCTTGCCAAGTTCTCCTTTGACCATCGGTGAGGAATCGCTGTCTCCAGGGACGATAATGACTTTTCGAATGCCAAACTGGTGTTTTAATTCCAGCTCCATTACGTCAAATCCCTTTAACTCGCGCATCATCCCTTCAAGATCTTCCAGTAAATGCCTTCCTTCAGAAGTCAAACTCATTCCCATACTGTTGATGTAAATAAGATTTTGTTCTTTTAGAAAATCTACTTCACTACGGAGAACTCTTTCGGTTAGCCCTAAACTAATAGCTACACTTCTTCGTCCTACTGGCTGCATCATTCCAATGTACCGGAGAATTGAATATCTCTTTTGCAGGACTTGAAGGAAATCGGGTAATAATCTTTTTGCGATATCGATGAATGACTGCATGACTTCATGCTCCTTTTATGTTGCTGGTCAAAAATTGTCCACCTTAGACATATTGTGTCCCACCGCATCCAAAAAATTTACCCCTGCTACGTTTTTAATTGTAACAGGAGTAGAAATCTATTTCAACTTATTAAAACGCCTTTTTTTCTTGCAAACGATTACTTATGTCGAATTTGTTAATTATGCCATAGCCTGCCTCTTCTCCGTCAATGTGAACGACCGGTATCATCAGGCCATACCTCTCCGTCAACTCATCATGCCCTTCAATATCAACCACTTCTAGAGCGAATTCCCACTCCTCCATTAACTCAAGTAAAACTGATTTCGCCTTCTCACATAACGGACAACGATTTCTAGAATATAAGGTAATAATGGTTTTCTGCATGTTTGATCCTTTCGGGTGTCAGGCACCAGTTTATAATAATTCTTATATAAACCTTTTTCTTTTGGAGGAGGAAGGTATTCTAAGCTGGTCGCGGTATTTGGCGATGGTGCGCCTTGAGACGACGATTCCTTCCAGTGTTTTCAGTTGTTCAACGATGTCTTGGTCGGATAGGGGTTTTTCTTTGTTCTCTTGGTCGATAAGTTTTTTGATGCTATTTTTGACTTGGGTGGATGATGTGTTTTCGTCGTCTGACACGGTTTGGATTGTGCTAGAGAAAAATGATTTTAGCGGGAAAGTCCCGATAGGTGTTTGTGCGTATTTTTCTCTGACAGCACGGCTGACAGTTGATTCGTGAATTTCCAGATCAGCGGCAATTTCCTTCATGGTCATAGGCTCTAAGAAATGCGGCCCCTTTTGAAAAAATGCCGTTTGCTTTTCAACAATCTTGGACACCACTTTTATAAGCGTATCTTTTCGCTGTTCAATGCTCTTTAAGATCCATTGATAATCTTGAAGCTTTTCCTGTAAAAAGCGATTTACCTGCTGATCCTGGTCTTTGAATTTACGGTAATACCGATCATTAAAGACAACTTTCGGTATGGGGTCATCCACCATCCGAACAGTCAGTCCCGTGTTCGTCTGTTCAATGATCACATCAGGAATAATATATGCTGATGATTCAGGCATTAACAGCGCTCCCGGCTTTGGGTCTAACAGTTGAATTTCATCGAAAACACCCTGTATGTCCTTTAATGTTACTTGCAGTTCTTTGGCGATTTGTTTCCACTTTCTCTCAGCAAAAGGAATAAAATAGTCGGATAATATTTTAATAGCCAATTCATTTTCCGGCTTTTCATATTCCATTTGGATGAGCAGGCACTCCTGTAAATTTCTGGCTCCAATTCCCGCCGGTTCAAGCGTTTGAATGACCGCTAGCCCGTCTTCCACCATTTCTTCTGGTATATTTAAACTGGCAGCAATATGATTGAAATCACCTGTAAAGTAACCGTTTTCATCGAGGTTATGAATTAAATGACGGATTACTTTTAATTGGTCTGCTGTCAGCATTTTTAAATTTAGTTGAGAAATTAATTGTTCTTCCACCGAAACGTGCTTCGCACCAATTTGTTCAATCCAGTCTTTTTCTGACTTCTGATGGCTTCGGCGATGGCGATCTACCAGGGGATTCATGGGCTGAACACTGCCAGATTCAATTTGAATCAGCGGATTTTCAAGTGCCTTATTTTCTAAAAACGCGGTCAATTCCTGTGCCGAATATTGTAATAAGGCAATTGCCTGCGATAGTTCCTGAGTCATGGTTAACTTCAATGTTTGTTGCTGCCATAATCCGGCCTTAATATTCATGAGTATCCCCCCTTTGTTCTATTTTACATGATTAAGATAATTTGGTGTATGGAAGAAAGCTGGTATTTCTTTAAATTTCTGAGCCTTTTTGCTTTTTCTTATATATATCCATCACACAAAGCCCCCTGTAACTTTGAATTACAGGGGTCTCGTTCATTTATACTTCTTCCAAAGAAAGCAGTGCGATTCGCTTTTGTTTCCGTCTAAAAACAACTTTTGCCATAAAAATACTCAATTCAAAAATGAGAATTAAAGGAATAGCCACTGAAATATGTGATAAAAATTCCGGAGGTGAAATCATAGATGCAATAATCACCAATATTAAATAGGCATATTTCCGTACCTTGACAACTTTATAAGGATTCATGATGCCTAATGATGTTAAAAACATCGAAACTAGCGGAAGTTCGAAGGCAACTCCGAACGGCAATGTCATGTTAATTAAGAAACTGAAATATTTGTCTGCCGTAAAGGAATTCGTCATGAGTCCGCTCCCCATTTTTAACAGGAAGCGCATGATGTTTGGAAAAATTAAAAAATATCCAAAGGCCAAGCCGCCAACAAACAACAAAAACAACGCAGGAATATAAGCCAAAGCAACTTTTCTTTCAAAGGGCTTCAATGCAGGCTTTACAAATGCCCAAGTCTGCCAAGCCAGCACGGGAATCGTACCGGCAATCGCCACAATTCCCGCAATATGAAAATACAGCCACATGATATCGCTCGGTCCCAGAACCATTAGCTTATATCCCAGATGACCCATAAAAAAATTATATATATCTTTCACATAAAAAAATCCGATTACAAAAAACACCAGAAAAAATACTGCCGTGATAATAATTCTTCTCCGCAATTCCTCCAGATGTTCGACTAAAGTATATTCCTTTTCAGCCAAAGGATCTCACGCCTTCCATGCCTATAATGGACAATTACTGTATGGTTGAATTATATCGTATCTATACCACATTTTCTATGGATGTTTTCCGAAATCAAAATGAATAGCGTTCATCTAAACTAAAAAAACACTGCGCAGTGTTTTTTAGTTATGGCTATGTTATAAATGGTTGTTGATTTCCGCTCCAGGCTCTTTGCTTTCCGCGGACGTGCCGGAGAGCCTCCAATCAACAATGTGATATATCACCATTGTTCTTTAACATAGCCTTAGTTATTAAGAAGTGACAAGAAGTTGTTTTTTCTTGACAATATTTTCCTTTAGGAATACTCTTAAATCGTAAGTAATAAGTAGTAAGTCGTTAAATAATCCTGTTACTCTAGGAGGGACGTTATGAACGAGTTTAGTTTTGCTCAAAATTTTTCCATCATTGCACTTAACACTCAAAGAAGTCTTCTTTTATCAAACGAAAAGAGAGTTATTTTACGATGTATAGCAGCTGCAGTCATTTTAGAAATATATTTGAACAATAAACAGGATGAAACTCTTACTCTTGAAAAGAAGGATTTGGTACGGTCTTCTATTGAGATTTACCAAATACCTGTTTTAAATGCTTTTTTGGGTAAAAATGAAACAGTCTCTCATACACTTCCATATTTTCTTGCAGAGGTTACCAAACTATCGCGAAAAGTTCTAAAGGAGATTGAACAGGCTTTTGCTGGATCCTTGAAAGAGGTGAAAGCGATTGAAGAAATAGAAGCTCTTCTTGGATGTGACTATTTATATGTGTCAGCCGGGATTACCATAAAGGAATATCGGAGCAGGGCAGATCTTTACACAAGGCTGACAGAAAGTCTTCGTGCTGAAATTTTAGAAGAAGGAGAAATGACTGAAGAGGCCCTCCTTATGTTGTGGCTTTTGCGGGAAAGTGGATGTCTCCATGATCTTTTCTCTAAGGAAGAGTTAAAGCGGGTAGCTGCACGCAGTATTGAATTATTTAACCGTCATCCTTTAGCTAAAAAGCTTTTCCCGATTTTTATTCATAGGATCTCTGAAATGGGAATCAAGAATTTCTTAAAATTAAAAAAGGAAATCATGTCCATGCCTACTGGTACCGGGATAGCTTTTGTTTTCCCTGCTATTGAAAGAACCGAATCCGTTTTTATTGACACAGAGGAATTTTTTCCAAGTAAGGAAACACGTTTGCATGATGTAAAAGCGCGGCTGGAAAGCCATGGCCATCACTTTTCTATCATCCGGAATGGAGCAGTACCTTTGATTAAAGTAGATAATACCTTATATGAGGCTGTACCCTCTTTTATCAATTATGAAGTGGTTATTCATGGTGTACGTCTAAGAAGATATCCATTATCCTTATAATAGGGGGGATTACATGTCT
Above is a genomic segment from Neobacillus endophyticus containing:
- the tatC gene encoding twin-arginine translocase subunit TatC, giving the protein MAEKEYTLVEHLEELRRRIIITAVFFLVFFVIGFFYVKDIYNFFMGHLGYKLMVLGPSDIMWLYFHIAGIVAIAGTIPVLAWQTWAFVKPALKPFERKVALAYIPALFLLFVGGLAFGYFLIFPNIMRFLLKMGSGLMTNSFTADKYFSFLINMTLPFGVAFELPLVSMFLTSLGIMNPYKVVKVRKYAYLILVIIASMISPPEFLSHISVAIPLILIFELSIFMAKVVFRRKQKRIALLSLEEV